In the Malania oleifera isolate guangnan ecotype guangnan chromosome 1, ASM2987363v1, whole genome shotgun sequence genome, one interval contains:
- the LOC131166904 gene encoding UDP-glucuronate:xylan alpha-glucuronosyltransferase 1: MRGSPNTFTCPAIEARQRLSVSIEDIYKRRFQRSKAKSAEKPPYGSFQDRSPNCKFPLLKLVLVIIMCGTFLTLIYSPEVYDNDHLTRSGSGPGFVNRWIWGGPDPRYTSHEDINWDDISKIVDEVNDGNEYQGIGLLNFNKSEIDHWKHIIPEANHVALHLDTVAKNVTWDSLYPEWIDEEQEEEVPFCPSLPKLEVPGKRLDLIAVKLPCRNEGNWSKDVARLHLQLAAAGLAAAAKGFYPVHLLFISKCFPIPNLFTCKELAAREGSARLYKPNLNVLREKLQLPVGSCELALPLKVKELAYAGNERREAYATILHSAHVYVCGAIAAAQSIRMAGSTRDLVILVDETISAYHRSGLQAAGWKLRTIQRIRNPKAEKDAYNEWNYSKFRLWQLTDYDKIIFIDADLLMLRNIDFLFGMPEISATGNNGSMFNSGVMVIEPSNCTFQLLMDHINEIESYNGGDQGYLNEIFTWWHRIPRHMNFLKHFWIGDEEEKKQMKTRLFGAEPPVLYVLHYLGLKPWLCFRDYDCNWNVDILQEFASDVAHERWWRVHDAMPEQLQQFCLLRSKQKAGLEWDRMQAEKENFTDGHWRIKIKDPRLKKCTDNLCSWKSMLRHWGETNWTDNEAFTPTPPAITTASLKRL; the protein is encoded by the exons TGAAGACATATACAAGAGGAGGTTTCAAAGAAGTAAAGCTAAAAGTGCTGAGAAGCCCCCTTACGGCTCCTTCCAAGATAGAAGTCCAAACTGCAAGTTCCCTCTTTTGAAGCTAGTCCTAGTTATCATTATGTGCGGCACCTTTTTAACGCTCATATACTCTCCAGAGGTCTATGACAACGACCACTTGACGCGATCTGGTTCCGG CCCAGGCTTTGTAAACAGGTGGATATGGGGTGGACCGGATCCACGTTATACATCACATGAAGACATTAATTGGGATGACATCTCAAAAATCGTTGATGAAGTGAATGATGGAAATGAGTATCAGGGAATTGGCCTTCTGAACTTCAACAAAAGTGAAATTGACCACTGGAAGCACATCATTCCTGAGGCCAACCACGTGGCGTTGCATCTGGACACTGTGGCCAAAAATGTGACTTGGGATTCTTTATATCCAGAATGGATTGATGaggaacaagaagaagaagtTCCTTTTTGCCCATCACTACCAAAGCTCGAAGTTCCCGGAAAACGCCTTGATCTCATTGCAGTCAAGCTTCCCTGCAGAAATGAGGGGAATTGGTCGAAAGATGTCGCCCGGTTACACTTGCAGCTGGCTGCCGCAGGGCTTGCAGCCGCTGCCAAAGGCTTCTACCCTGTGCATCTGCTTTTCATTTCCAAATGCTTCCCAATACCGAACCTGTTTACTTGCAAGGAACTCGCTGCACGAGAAGGGAGTGCACGCTTGTACAAGCCAAACTTGAATGTGTTGAGAGAAAAGCTCCAGCTTCCAGTTGGCTCATGTGAACTTGCCCTGCCTCTCAAGGTCAAAG AGCTTGCCTACGCTGGCAACGAACGCAGAGAAGCATATGCAACAATCCTTCACTCTGCCCATGTCTATGTTTGCGGAGCCATAGCTGCTGCTCAGAGTATCCGCATGGCTGGTTCCACCCGAGACTTGGTTATTCTTGTGGATGAGACTATTAGCGCATACCACCGCAGTGGACTCCAGGCTGCCGGGTGGAAGCTTCGGACTATCCAAAGAATCAGGAACCCAAAAGCTGAGAAGGATGCTTACAACGAATGGAATTACAGCAAGTTCCGACTGTGGCAACTCACAGATTATGACAAGATCATTTTCATCGATGCCGATTTGCTTATGCTCAGGAACATTGATTTCTTGTTCGGAATGCCAGAAATTTCTGCCACAGGCAATAATGGGTCAATGTTCAATTCTGGGGTCATGGTGATCGAACCGTCTAATTGCACCTTCCAGCTTCTGATGGATCACATCAACGAGATCGAATCGTACAATGGCGGAGACCAGGGGTACTTGAACGAGATTTTTACGTGGTGGCATCGGATTCCGAGGCACATGAACTTCTTGAAGCACTTCTGGATTGGTGATGAGGAAGAGAAGAAGCAAATGAAGACTAGGCTGTTTGGGGCGGAGCCTCCGGTTCTGTATGTGCTGCACTATCTGGGGTTAAAACCATGGCTGTGCTTCCGGGACTACGATTGTAATTGGAATGTGGATATATTACAGGAGTTTGCGAGCGATGTCGCTCACGAAAGGTGGTGGAGAGTGCACGATGCTATGCCGGAGCAGCTGCAGCAGTTTTGCCTGTTGAGGTCGAAGCAGAAGGCTGGGCTGGAGTGGGACAGGATGCAGGCCGAGAAAGAAAATTTCACAGATGGGCATTGGAGAATTAAAATTAAGGACCCTCGTTTGAAGAAATGTACTGACAATTTGTGCTCCTGGAAGAGTATGCTGAGGCATTGGGGCGAGACGAATTGGACCGACAATGAAGCCTTCACTCCAACGCCACCAGCAATTACCACAGCATCTCTCAAAAGATTATGA